A genomic window from Triticum urartu cultivar G1812 chromosome 7, Tu2.1, whole genome shotgun sequence includes:
- the LOC125524472 gene encoding probable protein phosphatase 2C 56 has translation MARVAAANLRGLVGIGAAGRRRVTASVVTHRATPGGRGFRAAASGSVGRTTPESSSSSSSALPQLQPRRGLATRRAVLRDLLSGGFESEDGNLSCGYSSFKGRRPTMEDRYDVKFAKIKGQTVSLFGVFDGHAGALAAEYLKEHLLDNLIEHPQFLRNPKLALKTTFLKSDADFLESVTTPYREDGSTALAAVLVGEQLYVANVGDSRAIALKGGKAIPLSDDHKPNLKDERTRIENAGGGVSYDGFTWRVDGILAMSRAFGNRGLKNYVIAEPDIQETQVNSDLEYLVLATDGLWDVVQNEDVISLMRATDGPEAAAVKLTEMAHSRHSSDNITCIVVRFHH, from the exons ATGGCACGCGTCGCTGCCGCTAACCTGCGTGGTCTGGTCGGCATTGGAGCGGCGGGTCGGCGCCGGGTGACCGCCTCCGTCGTGACGCACCGCGCGACACCCGGCGGGCGCGGGTTCCGGGCCGCGGCCTCAGGCTCTGTGGGCAGGACGACGCCTGAAtcctcctcttcgtcctcgtcggctcTACCACAGTTGCAGCCGCGGCGCGGCTTGGCGACGAGACGAGCGGTGCTGCGTGACTTGCTTAGCGGCGGCTTCGAGAG TGAGGATGGTAATCTGAGCTGTGGATATTCAAGTTTTAAGGGGAGGAGACCTACTATGGAGGATCGCTACGACGTAAAGTTCGCTAAAATTAAGGGACAGACAGTTAGCCTGTTTGGTGTATTTGATG GTCATGCAGGAGCACTTGCTGCTGAATATCTAAAGGAACATCTGCTTGACAACCTTATCGAGCATCCTCAGTTCCTGAGAAACCCAAAGCTTGCTCTAA AGACGACCTTCCTGAAAAGTGATGCTGATTTCTTAGAATCGGTAACCACTCCTTATAGGGAGGATGGTTCGACAGCTTTGGCTGCTGTTTTGGTTGGTGAACAACTTTATGTAGCAAATGTTGGCGATTCACGTGCTATCGCTTTAAAAGGTGGCAAAG CTATCCCACTCTCAGATGACCATAAACCTAACTTAAAGGATGAGCGAACGAGAATTGAGAATGCTGGAGGTGGCGTTAGTTATGATG GTTTTACTTGGAGGGTTGATGGAATTCTGGCAATGTCCCGTGCATTTGGCAACCGTGGATTGAAGAATTATGTGATAGCAGAGCCTGACATTCAG GAAACGCAGGTCAACAGTGACCTGGAATACCTGGTTCTCGCTACAGATGGTCTTtgggatgttgtgcaaaatgag GATGTTATTTCACTTATGAGAGCAACTGACGGGCCTGAGGCAGCGGCGGTGAAGCTGACGGAAATGGCCCACTCCCGGCACAGCTCAGACAACATCACATGCATTGTGGTGCGATTTCACCACTGA